One genomic region from Salvelinus fontinalis isolate EN_2023a chromosome 18, ASM2944872v1, whole genome shotgun sequence encodes:
- the LOC129815901 gene encoding retinoblastoma-binding protein 5-like isoform X3, translating into MNLELLESFGQNYPEEADGTLDCISMALTCTFNRWGTLLAVGCNDGRIVIWDFLTRGIAKIISAHIHPVCSLCWSRDGHKLVSASTDNIVSLWDVLTGDCDQRFRFPSPILKLQYHPRDLDKVLVCPMKSAPVLLTLSDSKHVVLPVDDDSDLNVVAAFDRRGEYIYTGNAKGKILVLNTNTQDLVASFRVTTGTSNTTAIKSIEFARKGSCFLINTADRIIRVYDGREILTCGRDGEPEPMQKLQDLVNRTPWKRCCFSGDGEYIVAGSARQHALYIWEKSIGNLVKILHGTRGELLLDVAWHPVRPIIASISSGVVSIWAQNQVENWSAFAPDFKELDENVEYEERESEFDIEDEDKSEPEQTGADAAEDEEVDVTSVDPIVAFCSSDEELEDFKALLYLPIAPEVEDPEENPFGPPPDAAVQITPAEDGSSHTGGGDKKQRQPSSEGAPPKKKARTTTIIELQGVPSDEVHPLLGVKGDSKSKKKTAGRPKGSKGSLVSQSYKRHDIVGLD; encoded by the exons ATGAATTTAGAGTTGCTCG AGTCGTTCGGGCAGAACTATCCAGAG GAGGCAGATGGCACTCTGGACTGTATCAGTATGGCTCTCACGTGCACTTTTAACCGCTGGGGCACGCTTCTGGCGGTGGGGTGCAACGACGGACGCATCGTCATTTGGGACTTCCTGACAAGGGGCATCGCCAAGATTATCAGTGCTCACATCCATCCAGTCTGCTCACTATG TTGGAGTCGAGATGGGCACAAGCTGGTGAGTGCGTCGACAGATAACATAGTGTCCCTGTGGGACGTCCTGACTGGAGACTGTGACCAAAGGTTCCGCTTCCCCTCGCCCATCCTAAAATTGCAGTACCACCCCAGAGACTT GGACAAGGTCCTGGTGTGTCCTATGAAGTCTGCCCCGGTACTGCTGACGCTGTCAGACTCTAAACATGTGGTTCTGCCCGTGGATGACGACTCTGACCTGAACGTGGTGGCGGCCTTCGACCGGCGGGGGGAGTACATCTACACCGGCAACGCCAAGGgaaag ATTTTGGTGCTGAACACTAACACACAGGATCTGGTGGCATCGTTTCGGGTTACGACAGGGACCAGCAACACTACAGCCATCAAGTCCATAGAGTTTGCACGAAAGGGCAG tTGTTTCCTCATCAACACAGCAGACAGAATCATCAGGGTGTATGACGGGAGGGAGATTCTCACCTGTGGGAGAGATGGGGAGCCAGAGCCCATGCAGAAACTACAGGACCTGGtcaacag AACACCGTGGAAGCGATGTTGTTTCTCTGGGGATGGGGAGTACATCGTGGCTGGTTCAGCCCGGCAGCATGCTCTGTACATCTGGGAGAAAAGCATCGGTAACCTGGTGAAGATCCTCCATGGAACCAGAGGAGAACTACTGCTGGATGTGGCT TGGCACCCTGTGCGGCCAATCATCGCCTCCATTTCCAGCGGAGTGGTGTCCATCTGGGCTCAGAACCAAGTG GAAAACTGGAGTGCGTTCGCCCCAGACTTTAAGGAGCTGGATGAGAACGTGGAGTACGAGGAGAGAGAGTCTGAGTTTGATATAGAAGACGAGGATAAAAGTGAACCTGaacagacag gtgCGGATGCTGCGGAGGATGAGGAGGTGGATGTGACCTCTGTTGACCCCATTGTGGCTTTTTGCagcag TGATGAGGAGCTAGAAGACTTCAAGGCCTTGCTCTACCTGCCCATCGCTCCAGAGGTAGAGGACCCTGAGGAGAATCCATTTGGTCCCCCTCCGGATGCAGCCGTCCAGATAACCCCCGCAGAAGATGGTTCTTCCCACACAGGGGGCGGGGACAAGAAGCAACGCCAGCCATCCTCAGAAGGAGCTCCTCCCAAAAAGAAGGCCcgtaccaccaccatcatcgaACTACAAGGGGTGCCCAGTGATG AGGTGCACCCCTTACTGGGGGTGAAGGGAGACAGCAAGTCCAAGAAGAAGACGGCAGGGCGGCCGAAAGGCTCCAAAG GGAGCCTGGTTTCACAGTCCTACAAACGGCATGATATTGTGGGTCTGGACTGA
- the LOC129815901 gene encoding retinoblastoma-binding protein 5-like isoform X1, translated as MNLELLESFGQNYPEEADGTLDCISMALTCTFNRWGTLLAVGCNDGRIVIWDFLTRGIAKIISAHIHPVCSLCWSRDGHKLVSASTDNIVSLWDVLTGDCDQRFRFPSPILKLQYHPRDLDKVLVCPMKSAPVLLTLSDSKHVVLPVDDDSDLNVVAAFDRRGEYIYTGNAKGKILVLNTNTQDLVASFRVTTGTSNTTAIKSIEFARKGSCFLINTADRIIRVYDGREILTCGRDGEPEPMQKLQDLVNRTPWKRCCFSGDGEYIVAGSARQHALYIWEKSIGNLVKILHGTRGELLLDVAWHPVRPIIASISSGVVSIWAQNQVENWSAFAPDFKELDENVEYEERESEFDIEDEDKSEPEQTGADAAEDEEVDVTSVDPIVAFCSSDEELEDFKALLYLPIAPEVEDPEENPFGPPPDAAVQITPAEDGSSHTGGGDKKQRQPSSEGAPPKKKARTTTIIELQGVPSDEVHPLLGVKGDSKSKKKTAGRPKGSKGKEKDFPFRPKPYRGDRVYPDGVEVGGGMKGRVEGGLTAAGSLVSQSYKRHDIVGLD; from the exons ATGAATTTAGAGTTGCTCG AGTCGTTCGGGCAGAACTATCCAGAG GAGGCAGATGGCACTCTGGACTGTATCAGTATGGCTCTCACGTGCACTTTTAACCGCTGGGGCACGCTTCTGGCGGTGGGGTGCAACGACGGACGCATCGTCATTTGGGACTTCCTGACAAGGGGCATCGCCAAGATTATCAGTGCTCACATCCATCCAGTCTGCTCACTATG TTGGAGTCGAGATGGGCACAAGCTGGTGAGTGCGTCGACAGATAACATAGTGTCCCTGTGGGACGTCCTGACTGGAGACTGTGACCAAAGGTTCCGCTTCCCCTCGCCCATCCTAAAATTGCAGTACCACCCCAGAGACTT GGACAAGGTCCTGGTGTGTCCTATGAAGTCTGCCCCGGTACTGCTGACGCTGTCAGACTCTAAACATGTGGTTCTGCCCGTGGATGACGACTCTGACCTGAACGTGGTGGCGGCCTTCGACCGGCGGGGGGAGTACATCTACACCGGCAACGCCAAGGgaaag ATTTTGGTGCTGAACACTAACACACAGGATCTGGTGGCATCGTTTCGGGTTACGACAGGGACCAGCAACACTACAGCCATCAAGTCCATAGAGTTTGCACGAAAGGGCAG tTGTTTCCTCATCAACACAGCAGACAGAATCATCAGGGTGTATGACGGGAGGGAGATTCTCACCTGTGGGAGAGATGGGGAGCCAGAGCCCATGCAGAAACTACAGGACCTGGtcaacag AACACCGTGGAAGCGATGTTGTTTCTCTGGGGATGGGGAGTACATCGTGGCTGGTTCAGCCCGGCAGCATGCTCTGTACATCTGGGAGAAAAGCATCGGTAACCTGGTGAAGATCCTCCATGGAACCAGAGGAGAACTACTGCTGGATGTGGCT TGGCACCCTGTGCGGCCAATCATCGCCTCCATTTCCAGCGGAGTGGTGTCCATCTGGGCTCAGAACCAAGTG GAAAACTGGAGTGCGTTCGCCCCAGACTTTAAGGAGCTGGATGAGAACGTGGAGTACGAGGAGAGAGAGTCTGAGTTTGATATAGAAGACGAGGATAAAAGTGAACCTGaacagacag gtgCGGATGCTGCGGAGGATGAGGAGGTGGATGTGACCTCTGTTGACCCCATTGTGGCTTTTTGCagcag TGATGAGGAGCTAGAAGACTTCAAGGCCTTGCTCTACCTGCCCATCGCTCCAGAGGTAGAGGACCCTGAGGAGAATCCATTTGGTCCCCCTCCGGATGCAGCCGTCCAGATAACCCCCGCAGAAGATGGTTCTTCCCACACAGGGGGCGGGGACAAGAAGCAACGCCAGCCATCCTCAGAAGGAGCTCCTCCCAAAAAGAAGGCCcgtaccaccaccatcatcgaACTACAAGGGGTGCCCAGTGATG AGGTGCACCCCTTACTGGGGGTGAAGGGAGACAGCAAGTCCAAGAAGAAGACGGCAGGGCGGCCGAAAGGCTCCAAAGGTAAAGAGAAAGACTTCCCCTTCAGGCCCAAACCCTACAGGGGGGACAGGGTCTACCCTGACGGAGTGGAAGTGGGAGGAGGGATGAAGGGCAGAGTGGAGGGGGGCCTTACTGCTGCAG GGAGCCTGGTTTCACAGTCCTACAAACGGCATGATATTGTGGGTCTGGACTGA
- the LOC129815901 gene encoding retinoblastoma-binding protein 5-like isoform X2, with protein MALTCTFNRWGTLLAVGCNDGRIVIWDFLTRGIAKIISAHIHPVCSLCWSRDGHKLVSASTDNIVSLWDVLTGDCDQRFRFPSPILKLQYHPRDLDKVLVCPMKSAPVLLTLSDSKHVVLPVDDDSDLNVVAAFDRRGEYIYTGNAKGKILVLNTNTQDLVASFRVTTGTSNTTAIKSIEFARKGSCFLINTADRIIRVYDGREILTCGRDGEPEPMQKLQDLVNRTPWKRCCFSGDGEYIVAGSARQHALYIWEKSIGNLVKILHGTRGELLLDVAWHPVRPIIASISSGVVSIWAQNQVENWSAFAPDFKELDENVEYEERESEFDIEDEDKSEPEQTGADAAEDEEVDVTSVDPIVAFCSSDEELEDFKALLYLPIAPEVEDPEENPFGPPPDAAVQITPAEDGSSHTGGGDKKQRQPSSEGAPPKKKARTTTIIELQGVPSDEVHPLLGVKGDSKSKKKTAGRPKGSKGKEKDFPFRPKPYRGDRVYPDGVEVGGGMKGRVEGGLTAAGSLVSQSYKRHDIVGLD; from the exons ATGGCTCTCACGTGCACTTTTAACCGCTGGGGCACGCTTCTGGCGGTGGGGTGCAACGACGGACGCATCGTCATTTGGGACTTCCTGACAAGGGGCATCGCCAAGATTATCAGTGCTCACATCCATCCAGTCTGCTCACTATG TTGGAGTCGAGATGGGCACAAGCTGGTGAGTGCGTCGACAGATAACATAGTGTCCCTGTGGGACGTCCTGACTGGAGACTGTGACCAAAGGTTCCGCTTCCCCTCGCCCATCCTAAAATTGCAGTACCACCCCAGAGACTT GGACAAGGTCCTGGTGTGTCCTATGAAGTCTGCCCCGGTACTGCTGACGCTGTCAGACTCTAAACATGTGGTTCTGCCCGTGGATGACGACTCTGACCTGAACGTGGTGGCGGCCTTCGACCGGCGGGGGGAGTACATCTACACCGGCAACGCCAAGGgaaag ATTTTGGTGCTGAACACTAACACACAGGATCTGGTGGCATCGTTTCGGGTTACGACAGGGACCAGCAACACTACAGCCATCAAGTCCATAGAGTTTGCACGAAAGGGCAG tTGTTTCCTCATCAACACAGCAGACAGAATCATCAGGGTGTATGACGGGAGGGAGATTCTCACCTGTGGGAGAGATGGGGAGCCAGAGCCCATGCAGAAACTACAGGACCTGGtcaacag AACACCGTGGAAGCGATGTTGTTTCTCTGGGGATGGGGAGTACATCGTGGCTGGTTCAGCCCGGCAGCATGCTCTGTACATCTGGGAGAAAAGCATCGGTAACCTGGTGAAGATCCTCCATGGAACCAGAGGAGAACTACTGCTGGATGTGGCT TGGCACCCTGTGCGGCCAATCATCGCCTCCATTTCCAGCGGAGTGGTGTCCATCTGGGCTCAGAACCAAGTG GAAAACTGGAGTGCGTTCGCCCCAGACTTTAAGGAGCTGGATGAGAACGTGGAGTACGAGGAGAGAGAGTCTGAGTTTGATATAGAAGACGAGGATAAAAGTGAACCTGaacagacag gtgCGGATGCTGCGGAGGATGAGGAGGTGGATGTGACCTCTGTTGACCCCATTGTGGCTTTTTGCagcag TGATGAGGAGCTAGAAGACTTCAAGGCCTTGCTCTACCTGCCCATCGCTCCAGAGGTAGAGGACCCTGAGGAGAATCCATTTGGTCCCCCTCCGGATGCAGCCGTCCAGATAACCCCCGCAGAAGATGGTTCTTCCCACACAGGGGGCGGGGACAAGAAGCAACGCCAGCCATCCTCAGAAGGAGCTCCTCCCAAAAAGAAGGCCcgtaccaccaccatcatcgaACTACAAGGGGTGCCCAGTGATG AGGTGCACCCCTTACTGGGGGTGAAGGGAGACAGCAAGTCCAAGAAGAAGACGGCAGGGCGGCCGAAAGGCTCCAAAGGTAAAGAGAAAGACTTCCCCTTCAGGCCCAAACCCTACAGGGGGGACAGGGTCTACCCTGACGGAGTGGAAGTGGGAGGAGGGATGAAGGGCAGAGTGGAGGGGGGCCTTACTGCTGCAG GGAGCCTGGTTTCACAGTCCTACAAACGGCATGATATTGTGGGTCTGGACTGA